A portion of the Malassezia japonica chromosome 3, complete sequence genome contains these proteins:
- the PAB1 gene encoding Protein phosphatase PP2A regulatory subunit B (COG:A; COG:J; EggNog:ENOG503NXFC), producing the protein MSSEVASSQPAATNAPAAQSASAEAAAPAPAAAEETSSKEQTEKPATEGETKPEGAAEEKKESKPSSQQANTSLYVGELDQNVNEAVLFEMFNMIGPVSSIRVCRDAVTRRSLGYAYVNFLNAADSERALEQLNYTPIRGRPCRIMWSQRDPGLRRAGQGNIFIKNLDEAIDNKALHDTFAAFGRILSCKVAANENGSLGYGFVHYETNEAADAAIKHVNGMLLNDKKVYVAHHISKKDRQAKIEEARAQFTNVYVKNIELSVTQEEFERLFDNYGEITSAVLATDEEGKSRGFGFVNFAEHEQAAKAVDDLNDTEFHGQKLFLGRAQKKAEREEELRRAYEAAKNEKLAKYQGVNLYIKNLPEEFDDERLQEEFAPFGTTTSAKVMRTATGASRGFGFVCYSAPEEANKAVAEMNGKMLDNRPLYVALAQRKDVRHQQLAAQMMQHNQLRMQQQQAAAAAAAAQMYPGGPGMYYPQPPAGGVPGQFPAVRPQYAPGMIPQGMPQGMPPNGPYPPGQFPNGLPPPRPQRGSGPNAPAGGAPAASAAAIAGRAPAQRGAGAGGAAQRNAAAAAAPAQPEVLTAAALANASPEEQKQMLGEAIYPKIAASQPQLAGKLTGMILELPVGELLHLLEDDEALTGKVDEALNVLREYENREGGEAEASA; encoded by the exons ATGTCGTCTGAAGTTGCTTCCTCGCAGCCCGCTGCCACAAACGCGCCCGCCGCTCAGTCTGCCTCTGCTGAGGCGGCTGCCCCCGCCCCCGCTGCTGCCGAGGAGACGAGCAGCAAGGAGCAGACGGAGAAGCCCGCGACTGAGGGTGAGACCAAGCCCGAGGGCGCTGCtgaggagaagaaggagtCGAAGCCCAGCAGCCAGCAGGCCAACACCTCGCTGTACGTCGGTGAGCTGGACCAGAATGTGAACGAGGCGGTTCTCTTCGAGATGTTCAACATGATCGGCCCCGTGAGCAGCATCCGTGTGTGCCGTGATGCGGTCACCCGTCGCTCGCTCGGCTACGCCTACGTCAACTTCCTCAACGCTGCCGAcagcgagcgtgcgctggagcagctCAACTACACCCCCATCCGTGGCCGCCCCTGCCGCATCATGTGGTCGCAGCGTGACcccggcctgcgccgtgccggccAGGGCAACATCTTTATCAAGAacctggacgaggcgattGACAacaaggcgctgcacgacacCTTTGCCGCCTTTGGCCGCATTCTCTCGTGCAAGGTCGCTGCGAACGAGAacggctcgctcggctACGGTTTCGTGCACTACGAGACGAACGAGGCTGCGGACGCTGCGATCAAGCACGTCAACGGCATGCTTCTGAACGACAAGAAGGTGTACGTCGCCCACCACATCTCCAAGAAGGACCGCCAGGCGAAGatcgaggaggcgcgcgcgcagttCACCAACGTCTACGTGAAGAACATTGAGCTCTCGGTCACCCAGGAGGAGTTTGAGAGGCTCTTTGACAACTACGGCGAGATCACCTCGGCCGTGCTCgccaccgacgaggagggcAAGAGCCGCGGCTTTGGCTTTGTCAActttgccgagcacgagcaggcCGCCAAGGCTGTGGACGACCTCAACGACACCGAGTTCCACGGCCAGAAGCTCTTTTTGGGCCGCGCCCAAAAGAAGGCCGAGCGTGAGGAGGAGCTCCGCCGTGCGTACGAGGCCGCCAAGAACGAGAAGCTCGCCAAGTACCAGGGCGTGAACCTCTACATCAAGAACCTTCCCGAGGAGtttgacgacgagcgcctccaGGAGGAGTTTGCGCCGTTCGGCACCACCACTTCTGCCAAGGTCATGCGCACTGccaccggcgcctcgcgtggCTTCGGCTTTGTCTGCTACTCGGCGCCGGAGGAGGCCAACAaggccgtcgccgagatGAACGGCAAGATGCTCGACAACCGCCCGCTCTACGTGGCGCTTGCCCAGCGCAAGGACGTCCGCCaccagcagctcgctgcgcagaTGATGCAGCACAACCAGCTGCGcatgcagcagcagcaggctgctgccgctgccgcggctgcgcagATGTACCCCGGCGGCCCGGGCATGTACTACCCCCAGCCCCCGGCCGGTGGCGTTCCGGGCCAGTTCCCGGCGGTGCGTCCCCAGTACGCCCCGGGCATGATTCCCCAGGGCATGCCCCAGGGCATGCCCCCGAACGGCCCCTACCCCCCCGGCCAGTTCCCCAACG GGCTACCGCCCCCCCGCCCCCAGCGCGGCTCGGGCCCCAACGCGCCTGCGGGTGGCgccccggcggcgagcgctgccgcgatcgccggccgtgcgcccgcgcagcgtggcgctggcgcgggtggtgctgcgcagcgtaacgctgctgcggctgccgcgcctgcgcagcccgaggtgctcaccgctgctgcgcttgccaacgcgtcgcccgaggAGCAGAAGCAGATGCTCGGTGAGGCCATCTACCCCAagatcgccgcgtcgcagccCCAGCTGGCTGGTAAGCTTACGGGTATgatcctcgagctgcccgtcggcgagctgctccacctcctcgaggacgacgaggcgctgaccGGCAAGGTGGACGAGGCTCTGAACGTCTTGCGCGAGTACGAGAACCGcgagggcggcgaggccgaggccagTGCCTAA
- the mge1 gene encoding GrpE, mitochondrial (EggNog:ENOG503NZQR; BUSCO:EOG09264IDN; COG:O), translating to MSFIASSARASAFGLLARPLRAPTALAAPRAAVRAYSDKAAEQEAPKEDAEAPKEEGATDAEAQLKEKEERIKQLSDQVLYGKAELQNLQRRAAEEKTSAGQFGMSKLAKDLTESIDILDIALKTVPEPLRTLNKDSAETDAHKALADFYDGVSLTRKSLLDMLRTHGITQFNPTGEEFDPKLHEALYQAPIPGKTPGTVLDCSKVGYMIKDRLLRAAQVGVVQDTA from the exons ATGTCGTTCATCGCTTCGTCGGCTCGTGCTAGTGCCTTTGGCCTACTCGCGCGCCCCCTCCGTGCCCCCACGGCTCTTGCGGCCCCCCGCGCTGCCGTGCGTGCCTACTCTGacaaggccgccgagcaggaggcGCCGAAAGAGGATGCGGAGGCACCGAAGGAGGAGGGCGccaccgacgccgaggcgcagctgaAGGAGAAGGAAGAGCGTATTAAGCAGCTCTCT GACCAAGTGTTGTACGGCAAGGCCGAGCTCCAGAAcctccagcgccgcgctgcggaAGAGAAGACGAGCGCCGGCCAGTTTGGCATGTCcaagctcgccaaggacctCACGGAGTCGATTGATATTTTGGACATTGCGCTCAAGACCGTGCCCGAGCCCCTGCGGACGCTTAACAAGGACTCTGCGGAGACCGACGCGCacaaggcgctcgccgactttTACGACGGTGTCAGCCTCACCCGCAAGAGCTTGCTTGACATGCTCCGGACACACGGCATCACGCAGTTCAACCCTACCGGCGAGGAGTTTGACCCCAagctgcacgaggcgctgtaCCAAGCGCCCATTCCTGGCAAGACCCCTGGCACTGTGCTCGACTGTAGCAAGGTCGGCTACATGATCAAGGACCGCCttctgcgcgccgcgcaggtcgGTGTCGTGCAGGACACCGCATAG
- a CDS encoding uncharacterized protein (EggNog:ENOG503P8Z5) produces the protein MGSQAAPLVQTPIQLAVHSRTEDVSGLCSTRASNTRTSHVALGDVVRIRSSGMAKRKGIVASVEQGVAIVLMDVQTQTPVHTYTLAPSDRACTPPLVVERREGEALRRTTYLGLEHGEDTTVWALTEALDARGHRVPGTDTEKETIGVAGRVQGLFVLRTGELLAVRDQAVVLVGAQEECACARVRYDTQMLDTPAAARIVPEEGVIGALTVVGAQDTLQLAVIAVHAAAPRLRVHTSPVLPRVSVEAVASAAWEPQGTLAVLQRSGELVSAHASLESGGIQVAEARSVTLAPLREGDKTTSEILFLSPSHLLLLALPPGDKGKERATALIWDIDLDTVLAQVEWSLSATPSRGVPSVCATHATDAHVLVLIDAPHRDVVRSSVLALPVSVPDTGLLVHALHTAAQTAPWIGEEAHGGQALGAAYDAFVERIAALGDQERVAQLDALFPQLITDESERLRAAENVKASRKAPKPVLPTPFVQRILDWALPAAKKGEAAVYAPNTLRYLLERGVVSAAMVPSDALVARVRATHDWTTLYLVLRHVPDLAEKDAMAIVKDALLATSDAGAPTVARVLQHVLAPPPFSKPAMRMALRTHIVENKHVLILLDIVRCWLHTQLQAPLDAHRETRQADSVRTVPRTSIRYRTSDVRAPQLDAVVSFGEDLLDTYFPQLLADPTTHLCLAECTRALTHDANTLQTLTRLSAPLDAFALAEKSKGTAKAESKSKRLALHEASLLVPLYSRETLDV, from the coding sequence ATGGGGAGTCaagccgcgccgctggtGCAGACGCCGATCCAGTTGGCGGTGCACAGCCGCACGGAAGATGTGAGCGGCCTGTGCAGTACACGCGCAAGCAACACACGTACctcgcacgtcgcgctcggcgatgtCGTGCGCATCCGCTCGTCGGGCATGGCAAAGCGCAAGGGAATtgtcgcgagcgtcgagcagggcgTCGCGATCGTGCTCATGGACGTACAGACGCAGACGCCGGTGCATACCTACACACTCGCGCCGTCAGACCGTGCGTGCACCCCGCCgctggtcgtcgagcggcgcgagggcgaggcgctgcgccgcacgacctacctcggcctcgagcacggcgaggaTACCACGGTCTGGGCGctgaccgaggcgctcgatgcgcgggGGCACCGCGTCCCGGGAACTGATACGGAAAAGGAGACGATCGGCGTCGCAGGGCGCGTCCAGGGCCTCTTTGtcctgcgcaccggcgagctgctcgcggtgcGTGACCAGGCCGTGGTCCTTGTCGGCGCACAGGAAGAGTGCGCATGCGCCCGTGTGCGCTACGATACCCAGATGCTCGACACgccagccgcggcgcgcatcgtgccGGAGGAGGGCGTGATTGGCGCGCTGAccgtcgtcggcgcacaagacacgctgcagctcgcaGTGATtgccgtgcacgccgctgcgccgcgcctgcgcgtgcACACGAGCCCGGTTTTGCCTCGTGTTtcggtcgaggcggtggcgagcgccgcatgggAGCCCCAAGGGACGCTtgccgtgctgcagcgctcgggcgagctcgtctcggcgcacgcctcCCTCGAGAGCGGCGGTAtccaggtcgccgaggcgcggtcCGTgacgcttgcgccgctgcgcgaaGGCGACAAGACCACGTCCGAGATCCTCTTTCTCTCGCCGTCGCACCTCCTTCTCCTTGCTCTCCCGCCGGGCGACAagggcaaggagcgcgcTACGGCGCTCATCTGGGACATTGACCTCGACACGGTCCTCGCACAGGTCGAGTGGTCGCTCAGCGCGACGCCCTCGCggggcgtgccgagcgtgtgTGCGACGCATgcgaccgacgcgcacgtcctggtcctgatcgacgcgccgcaccgcgacgtggtgcgcagcagcgtgctgGCGCTGCCGGTGAGCGTACCGGATACGGGCCTGCTtgtgcacgcgctgcacacTGCTGCGCAGACCGCGCCGTGgatcggcgaggaggcgcacggcggccaggcgctcggcgcggcgtacgaCGCGTTTGTCGAACGGATTgccgcgctgggcgaccaggagcgcgtcgcacagctcgacgcgctctttcCGCAGCTGATCAccgacgagagcgagcgcctgcgtgccgcggaAAACGTCAAGGCGTCGCGCAAGGCGCCCAAGCCAGTGCTCCCGACGCCGTttgtgcagcgcatcctcgactGGGCCCTGCCCGCGGCCAAGAAGGGCGAAGCGGCGGTGTACGCGCCGAACACGCTGCGCTACCtcctggagcgcggcgtggtgagcgcggcgatggtgccgagcgacgcgctggttgcgcgcgtgcgtgcgacgcacgACTGGACGACGCTCTacctcgtcctgcgccaCGTCCCCGACCTCGCGGAGAAGGACGCGATGGCCATCGTCAaggacgcgctcctcgcgacGTCGGACGCGGGTGCGCCGACCGTCGCGCGTGTCTTGCAGCACGTCCTCGCCCCGCCGCCTTTCTCGAAGCCGGCGATGCGCATGGCGCTGCGTACGCACATTGTGGAAAACAAGCATGTGCTCATCCTGCTGGATATCGTGCGGTGCTGGTTGCATACGCAGCtccaggcgccgctcgatgcgcaccgcgagacgcgccaggcggatagcgtgcgcacggtgccgcgcacctcgaTTCGCTACcgcacgagcgacgtgcgtgcgccgcagctcgacgcggtcgtGTCGTTCGGCGAGGACTTGCTGGATACCTACTTCCcccagctcctcgcggaTCCCACGACACACCTGTGCCTGGCCGAGTGCACGCGTGCGCTGACGCACGACGCCAAcacgctgcagacgctgaCGCGCctcagcgcgccgctcgatgcATTTGCGCTCGCGGAAAAGAGCAAGGGcacggccaaggccgagtcCAAGTCGaagcgccttgcgctgcacgaggcgaGCCTGCTGGTGCCGCTGTactcgcgcgagacgctcgatgTGTAG
- a CDS encoding uncharacterized protein (COG:J; COG:U; BUSCO:EOG092629WJ; EggNog:ENOG503NV3V), with protein sequence MPRRAGNGRGGAGARGRGGSRAPARPPKRAASHKEPASAKRARAEVEQDSDELQEYAQDAQDMAGSDDEDDVQALQFLSRARLPDVSSAGAQGKERARLAEEKKKQRKALQALQPEADTEGLSDVSTDMEGASDSELEEMDDSDVDNASDLEEAYLQQAAKRDKRQEKVMERQREALANRRLPVRAEDGEIEEVDEDESEPEASRVVFRDSDESEEEVERPSAPQTSAVHSTRFGLRAPYDIISDAQSRNPSTLAAALAMAREQIANLASQIIGDPELGLHWLRRLLVFANTRAEAPPGEQGKPMVPVHVYIRQLALLSLLAVFVDILPGYRIRALSEQEEKEKVSQDVARRREWEQGIVRVYREYLELCEAEIRSATPLAPVALRGFCTLLTRASHFNYRKNLLAVVVAQLSKKGWTEASEQCYNAIVELLRHDPDGEVSLEAVMLLYRMVRERKLAVHANVLDLFAHLRLRDELKSHRTGPMGSASVAKPKPKKRPTSAAESRRADPKAVRKGLAAHVSKKQAKRNKELREIEDEMREAEAAVDVEERARNQSETLKLVFALYFRILKTPDIPQQLLAAALEGIVLYAHHVSLDFFRDLIKVLRTELLEAMADVDRANEVDSDDLRAAPRHVGMRAALFMIVTALELLRGQGDALEIDIADFYVALYQLLLPLSLSTCFEEEAVLPPSPQAPSNRGRTPGLRRWSESALLFHALEIGFVKVSRQSVYMTIDRTAAILKRLLTAALQWPTGGALRALQIAHTILARTAIVDSRFEALIDNRESVRDGQHDAYASIPEGARVLPSGEAAYELFLLSQAHANSQVRESAAGILAWTR encoded by the exons ATGCCCCGCCGTGCAGGGAACGGGCGAGGAGGGGCGGGTGCGcggggccgcggcggcagccgtgcgcctgcgcggccgccgaagCGTGCTGCTTCGCACAAAGAGCCTGCTAGTGcaaagcgcgcgcgcgccgaggtcgagcaggacTCGGACGAGCTCCAGGAATATGCACAGGACGCCCAGGATAtggccggcagcgacgacgaggacgacgtgcaggcgctgcagttcctctcgcgtgcgcgcctccCGGATGTTTCGAGTGCAGGTGCACAAGGAAAAGagcgcgcacgcctcgcAGAGGAAAAAAagaagcagcgcaaggcgctgcaggcgctgcagcccgAGGCAGACACCGAAGGCCTCAGCGACGTGAGCACAGACATGGAAGGCGCGAGCGAttcggagctcgaggagatGGACGACAGCGACGTGGACAATGCGAGCGACCTCGAAGAGGCCTACCTGCAACAAGCCGCCAAGCGCGACAAGCGCCAAGAAAAGGTGAtggagcgccagcgcgaggcgctcgcgaaccgccgcctgccggTCCGCGCAGAGGACGGCGAGATTGaggaggtcgacgaggacgagtcggagcccgaggcgagcCGCGTCGTGTTccgcgactcggacgagagcgaagaggaggtcgagcgcccgagtgcgccgcagaCGTCCGCAGTGCACTCGACGCGGTTCGGACTGCGTGCGCCGTACGACATCATCTCCGACGCGCAGTCGCGCAACCCcagcacgctcgcggcggcgctcgcgatggcgcgcgagcagattGCGAACCTCGCCTCGCAGATTATCGGCGATCCCGAGCTTGGTCTGCActggctgcggcgcctcctcgtcttTGCCaacacgcgcgccgaggcgccgccgggcgagcAAGGCAAGCCGATGGTTCCGGTGCACGTGTATATccggcagctcgcgctcctctcCCTGCTGGCCGTCTTTGTGGATATCCTGCCCGGCTACCGCATCCGTGCCTTGTCCGAGCAAGAAGAGAAGGAAAAGGTGAGCCaggacgtcgcgcggcggcgcgagtgGGAGCAGGGCATCGTGCGCGTCTACCGCGAGTACCTCGAGCTGTGCGAGGCCGAGATccggagcgcgacgccccTCGCCCCGGTGGCCTTGCGCGGGTTCTGCACGCTGCtgacgcgcgcgtcgcactTTAACTACCGCAAGAACCTGCTTGCGGTGGTCGTTGCGCAGCTGTCCAAAAAGGGCTGGACGGAGGCCTCGGAGCAGTGCTACAATGcgatcgtcgagctgctgcgccacgaCCCCGACGGCGAAgtgtcgctcgaggccgtgaTGCTCCTCTACCGCATGGTGCGTGAGCGGAagctcgcggtgcacgccaACGTGCTCGATCTCtttgcgcacctgcgcctgcgcgacgagctcaagTCGCACCGCACCGGTCCGAtgggctcggcgagcgtcgccaAGCCCAAGCCCAAGAAGCGCCCGACGTCCGCGGCAGAGAGCCGCCGGGCGGACCCcaaggcggtgcgcaaaggcctcgcggcgcatgtCAGCAAAAAGCAGGCGAAGCGCAacaaggagctgcgcgaaatcgaggacgagatgcgcgaggccgaggcggcggtcgacgtcgaggagcgcgcgcgcaac CAATCCGAGACCCTCAAGCTGGTCTTTGCGCTCTATTTCCGTATCCTCAAGACACCCGATATCCCCCAGCAGCTGCtggccgctgcgctcgaaGGCATTGTGCTCTACGCGCACCACGTCTCGCTCGACTTTTTCCGTGACCTGATCAAGGTGCTCCGCACCgaactgctcgaggcgatggcGGACGTCGACCGCGCGAACGAGgtcgactcggacgacctgcgtgcggcgccgcggcacgtcggcatgcgcgcggcgctctttaTGATTGTGACTGCGTTGGAACTGCTGCGTGGccaaggcgacgcgctcgagatcgATATTGCGGACTTCTACGTGGCGCTGTATCAGCTGCTGCTCCCGTTGAGCCTCAGCACGTGTttcgaggaggaggcggtGCTCCCGCCCTCGCCCCAGGCCCCGTCGAACCGCGGCCGGACGCcgggcctgcgccgctggaGCGAGTCTGCGCTGCTCttccacgcgctcgagatcgGCTTCGTCAAGGTCTCGCGGCAGAGCGTGTACATGACGATCGaccgcacggcggcgatcctcaagcgcctgctcacggccgcgctgcagtgGCCGaccggcggtgcgctgcgcgcgctgcagatcGCCCACACCATCCTCGCCCGGACGGCGATTGTGGATTCGCGTTTCGAGGCCTTGATCGACAACCGCGagtcggtgcgcgacgggcAGCACGATGCATACGCAAGCATCCCCGAAGGCGCGCGGGTCCTGCCCAGCGGCGAAGCGGCGTACGAGCTGTTTTTGCTGAGCCAGGCGCACGCCAACTCGCAAGTGCGCGAATCGGCAGCGGGCATTTTGGCGTGGACGCGGTAG
- the YOP1 gene encoding ER membrane protein DP1/Yop1 (BUSCO:EOG09264USX; TransMembrane:2 (i41-72o92-116i); EggNog:ENOG503P44Z; COG:U) yields the protein MASQAQVIQQKVDSFLAQLDKELSKYPALNRFDKQLPVPKSYIAVGIFFVFTVLVFFNIFAGFLTNFIGFVIPTYFSLAALETPQPQDDVQWLTYWVVFGFFNFIESFVSVVLYWFPFYYTFKTLAIVWLVLPQTQGAKLVYHKLLRPLFLTITRSAGVTPSQVSSSTGTSSASASGFSAQGLHTQ from the exons ATGGCTTCCCAGGCTCAGGTTATCCAGCAGAAGGTTGACTCCTTCCTCGCTCAG CTCGACAAGGAG CTCTCCAAGTACCCGGCGCTGAACCGCTTCGACAAGCAGCTTCCTGTGCCTAAGTCGTACATTGCCGTCGGCATCTTCTTCGTGTTCACCGTC CTTGTGTTCTTCAACAT CTTCGCGGGCTTCCTGACCAACTTCATTGGTTTCGTGATCCCCACCTACTTCTCGCTCGCTGCCCTCGAGACTCCCCAGCCCCAGGACGATGTCCAGTG GCTCACCTACTGGGTCGTGTTCGGCTTCTTCAACTTCATTGAGTCGTTCGTGAGCGTCGTGCTCTACTGGTTCCCCTTCTACTACACCTTCAAGACGCTCGCCATCGTCTGGCTTGTGCTTCCTCAGACCCAGGGTGCTAAGCTTGTCTACCACAAGCTCCTCCGCCCCCTGTTCCTGACGATCACTCGTTCGGCTGGTGTGACCCCCTCGCAGgtgtcgtcgtcgaccggcacctcgtcggcctcggccagcgGCTTCAGCGCCCAGGGTCTCCACACCCAGTAA
- a CDS encoding uncharacterized protein (EggNog:ENOG503NYHI; COG:O), whose product MRRVVQPLRAMRTYSALVNTPRAMPRVQMRRPLAMLAPQRRTMFIQTESTPNADSLKFLPGCEVMEKGTAEFLDKRSSMSSPLAKSLFSLDGVTGVFYGPDFISVNKDSDTPWASIKPEIYSSMMEFFTAGHALFPDPTSEQPGSDTTILDTDSEIVAMIKELLDTRVRPAIQEDGGDLEYRGFGEDSDGIVRVKLKGSCRGCDSSTVTLKSGIERMLMHYVPEVQGVEQVLDEEELVALDELSKLEKRLEQQREERQRGFSE is encoded by the coding sequence ATGCGGCGTGTGGTgcagccgctgcgtgcgatgcGTACGTACAGTGCGCTGGTGaacacgccgcgcgcgatgccgcgCGTGCAGATGCGCCGCCCTTTGGCGATGCTGGCGCCACAGCGCCGGACCATGTTCATCCAGACCGAGTCGACGCCGAACGCCGACTCGCTCAAGTTCCTCCCCGGGTGCGAGGTGATGGAGAAGGGCACTGCCGAGTTCCTTGACAAGCGCTCGTCGATGtcctcgccgctcgccaagaGCCTCTTTTCGCTGGACGGTGTGACGGGCGTCTTCTACGGCCCCGACTTTATTTCGGTGAACAAGGACTCGGACACGCCGTGGGCCTCGATCAAGCCTGAGATCTACAGCAGCATGATGGAGTTCTTCACGGCCGGCCACGCCCTCTTCCCTGACCCGACGTCGGAACAGCCGGGCTCGGACACGACCATCCTCGACACCGACTCGGAGATTGTCGCAATGAtcaaggagctgctcgatACACGCGTGCGCCCTGCGATCCAGGAAGACGGTGGCGACCTCGAGTACCGCGGCTTTGGCGAGGACTCGGACGGGATCGTCCGCGTGAAGCTCAAGGGCTCGTGCCGCGGTTGCGACTCGTCCACCGTGACGCTCAAGTCGGgcatcgagcgcatgcTCATGCACTACGTGCCCGAAGTGCagggcgtcgagcaggtgctcgacgaggaggagctcgtGGCCCTCGATGAGCTCTCCAAGCTCGAAAAGCGCCTTGaacagcagcgcgaggagcgccagcgTGGTTTCTCCGAATAG
- the KEX1 gene encoding carboxypeptidase D (COG:E; COG:O; EggNog:ENOG503NVHT; BUSCO:EOG092623WR; MEROPS:MER0000413; TransMembrane:1 (o519-539i)), which produces MPLVPSGSFYVGRLPGLPPVENGREFQVLAGYLPAREAVGNGAPKDNAHLYFMLHRAMYKPKRRKLVIWLNGGPGCSSFDGSMMEIGAWRFEGDKLKWMLPGGSWNEYADVLYVDQPVGTGFSYVENRAYASDLPQVGREFVFFLKEFVKAFPEYARQQHSAPGPGGAVDVYIAGESYAGQYIPYITHALLETHDRMPVHLAGIAIGNGYMDPKSQAGSEVDLLLENRVWEKNGREHKEIMRQVDACNEALKKHAKPRLAYPACDAIMSRVLDISTHNVDGKPYCINSYDVRLVDTSPACGMNWPQELAQVYTYLRQGDVRTALHVDNMHKPEAWVECNSAVGSPIHAHAADSDASVTLLPDILQAGVQVLIFAGDKDVMCNYIGLKRMVDRLEWSGHKGLESAAQDWRINGELVGTWQSDRNLTYVRVNNASHMVGYDAPLQAHDMMLRFMDIDMNLASGTAALNTSTVGLDARILVPDRGKTHVPSHAAPPQAALETPRPSASTPKQQPAPGAKFDLLGNLFVIALIAAAVGACLWVRRRSRARPGQYHAVGQYVLGAENGRGPLRSPPRYPPTERVEMEPFALGDEDEELAK; this is translated from the exons ATGCCGCTGGTGCCCTCGGGCTCGTTCTACGTGGGCCGCCTGCCGGGCCTGCCTCCCGTCGAGAACGGACGCGAGTTCCAGGTGCTTGCGGGCTACCTGCCTGCGCGTGAGGCGGTCGGAAacggcgcgccgaaggATAATGCGCACCTGTACTTTATGCTGCACCGTGCGATGTACAagcccaagcgccgcaagctcgtGATCTGGCTCAACGGCGGCCCGGGGTGCTCGAGCTTTGACGGATCGATGATGGAGATTGGTGCGTGGCGCTTCGAGGGCGACAAGCTCAAGTGGATGCTGCCGGGCGGCAGCTGGAACGAGTACGCGGATGTGCTGTACG TCGATCAGCCGGTCGGCACAGGCTTTTCGTATGTAGAGAACCGCGCCTATGCTTCGGATCTGCCGCAGGTCGGCCGCGAGTTTGTCTTTTTCCTCAAAGAGTTTGTCAAGGCGTTTCCGGAATACGCCAGGCAGCAACACAGCGCGCCGGggccgggcggcgcggtggaCGTGTACATTGCCGGCGAGAGCTACGCGGGCCAGTACATCCCGTACATTACccatgcgctcctcgagacgcACGACCGCATGCCGGTGCACCTCGCGGGCATCGCGATCGGAAACGGGTACATGGACCCCAAGTCGCAGGCGGGCAGCGAAGTCgatctcctcctcgagaaTCGCGTGTGGGAGAAGAATGGGCGCGAGCACAAAGAGATCATGCGCCAGGTCGATGCGTGCAACGAGGCACTGAAAAAGCACGCCAAGCCGCGCCTTGCGTACCCCGCGTGCGACGCCATCATgtcgcgcgtgctcgacattAGCACGCACAATGTCGACGGCAAGCCGTACTGCATCAACTCgtacgacgtgcgcctcgtcgacacgTCGCCCGCGTGCGGCATGAACTGGCcgcaggagctcgcgcaggtgtACACCTACCTGCGCCAAGGCGACGTGCGTAccgcgctgcacgtcgacaACATGCACAAGCCGGAAGCCTGGGTCGAGTGCAACTCGGCTGTCGGCAGCCCGATccacgcgcacgcggccgactcggacgcgtcCGTGACACTCCTGCCGGACATTCTGCAGGCAGGCGTGCAGGTACTGATCTTTGCGGGCGACAAGGACGTGATGTGCAACTATATCGGCCTCAAGCGCATGGTCGACCGCCTGGAGTGGAGCGGCCACAAGGGGCTGgagagcgcggcgcaggactGGCGCATCAacggcgagctcgtcgggaCGTGGCAGAGCGACCGCAACCTGACGTACGTGCGTGTGAACAATGCGTCGCACATGGTCGGctacgacgcgccgctgcaggcgcacgaTATGATGCTGCGTTTTATGGACATTGACATGAACCTTGCGTCGGGGACCGCGGCGCTGAATACGTCCAcggtcggcctcgacgcacGGATCCTTGTGCCGGACCGTGGCAAGACGCATGTGCCGAgccacgctgcgccgccgcaggccgcgctcgagacgccgaggcccagcgcaagcacgcCCAAGCagcagccggcgccgggcgccaaGTTtgacctgctcggcaacCTGTTTGTCATTGCGCTgatcgcggcggccgtcggcgcgtgcctgtgggtgcgccgccggtcgcgcgctcgcccggGGCAGTACCACGCCGTGGGCCAGtacgtgctcggcgccgaaAATGGCCGCGGGCCCCTGCGCTCCCCGCCGCGCTACCCGCCGACGGAGCGCGTAGAGATGGAGCCGTTTGCCCTaggcgacgaggacgaggagctggccAAGTAG